In Rhinolophus ferrumequinum isolate MPI-CBG mRhiFer1 chromosome 18, mRhiFer1_v1.p, whole genome shotgun sequence, a genomic segment contains:
- the LOC117038462 gene encoding tripartite motif-containing protein 60-like, with protein sequence MAFAVCLAKLQAEARCSICLDYLRDPMTIECGHNFCHSCIHQRWEDLQDIFPCPICLHHCSDRNFKRNIQLCHMTDIIKQLPTPRSKRKRQEEKPLCKKHNEVLALFCEKDLELLCPQCGVSSDHEAHHLIPIEEAAASQRSKLKSFIEPLREQAEDAEMGYEKEASKTFEVRREMENWKRELHYECKELKYSLETGQGTINACLFMEEKDFEEKLTENRRQISNHMSMLNNLLSEIAEKYLQTDLELLTNIENIHNRYAHIETPAVFSYELKKESCTLPPHYFGLHKMISTFQVDLTLDPETAHACLIVSRDRKRVMFSTMTRNYLHNPQAFSSYPGVLSYEGFDAGRHFWHVEIRGTGEWSLGVCKESFLRNRLMSPSLSNGCWQDQFFTTICGTCLTGQVMKIGVFLDYELGEISFYNLNNRSYLYRFTDTFTEKLMPYFSIGPSSKSLTICILKDK encoded by the coding sequence ATGGCCTTTGCAGTCTGCTTGGCCAAGCTCCAAGCAGAGGCCAGATGTTCCATCTGCCTGGATTACCTGAGGGACCCAATGACCATTGAGTGCGGGCACAACTTCTGTCACTCCTGTATCCACCAGCGCTGGGAAGACCTACAGGACATCTTTCCCTGTCCCATCTGCCTTCACCACTGCTCTGACAGGAACTTCAAGAGGAACATCCAATTATGTCACATGACTGATATTATTAAGCAGCTTCCCACCCCAAGGAGCAAGAGGAAAAGGCAAGAAGAGAAACCTCTGTGTAAGAAGCACAATGAAGTGCTGGCTCTTTTCTGTGAGAAGGACCTCGAgctcctgtgtccccagtgcGGGGTCTCCTCCGACCACGAGGCTCACCACCTGATACCCATTGAGGAAGCTGCAGCTAGTCAGAGGAGCAAGCTCAAAAGCTTCATTGAGCCCCTGAGGGAGCAGGCTGAAGATGCTGAGATGGGATATGAAAAAGAAGCTTCAAAAACTTTTGAAGTGAGGAGGGAGATGGAAAATTGGAAAAGAGAATTACACTATGAGTGCAAAGAACTCAAGTATTCCTTGGAAACAGGGCAAGGTACAATTAATGCCTGCCTATTTATGGAAGAGAAGGATTTTGAAGAAAAACTAACTGAAAATAGGAGACAAATTTCAAACCATATGTCCATGCTAAACAATCTCTTAAGTGAAATAGCAGAGAAGTATTTGCAGACAGACCTAGAGTTACtcacaaatattgaaaatatccACAACAGGTATGCACACATAGAGACCCCAGCAGTCTTTTCATATGAATTAAAGAAAGAGAGTTGCACTCTCCCCCCACATTATTTTGGCCTGCATAAAATGATCAGCACATTTCAGGTAGATTTGACACTAGATCCAGAAACTGCCCATGCATGTCTCATTGTCTCAAGAGATAGAAAACGTGTGATGTTTAGTACAATGACACGAAACTATCTTCATAATCCCCAGGCATTTAGTTCTTACCCAGGAGTCTTGAGTTATGAGGGATTTGATGCTGGTAGGCATTTTTGGCACGTAGAAATAAGAGGCACAGGTGAGTGGTCCTTAGGCGTCTGTAAAGAATCTTTCCTCAGAAATCGTCTAATGTCACCATCCCTAAGCAATGGCTGCTGGCAAGACCAGTTTTTCACTACTATATGCGGTACATGCCTGACAGGACAAGTCATGAAGATTGGCGTTTTTCTGGACTATGAGTTGGGagagatttcattttataatttgaataacAGGTCATATTTGTATAGATTCACTGatacatttacagaaaaactaATGCCTTATTTCTCTATTGGACCATCTTCAAAATCTCTTACAATCTGTATCCTCAAAGACAAATGA
- the LOC117038463 gene encoding 60S ribosomal protein L31-like has product MAATKKGGEKKGCSAITERNPEICHEGDGNPRCAHGTRLNKAVWAKGIRNVAYNLLCVQLSRKHNDEDSPNKLRRLVTYVLVPTFKKLQTVTVDQTELAADCRIKL; this is encoded by the exons ATGGCTGCCACAAAGAAGGGTGGCGAGAAGAAGGGCTGTTCTGCCATCACCGAG AGAAATCCGGAAATTTGCCATGAAGGAGATGGGAACCCCAGATGTGCGCATGGCACCAGACTCAACAAAGCTGTCTGGGCCAAAGGAATAAGGAATGTCGCCTACAACCTCCTCTGTGTGCAGTTGTCCAGAAAACATAATGATGAAGATTCTCCAAATAAACTCCGTAGATTGGTTACCTATGTACTTGTCCCTACTTTCAAAAAACTGCAAACAGTTACTGTGGATCAGACAGAACTAGCTGCTGATTGTcgaataaagttataa
- the LOC117038247 gene encoding dynein light chain Tctex-type 1-like: MEDTSLRETAFVVDEVSNTVKGAIESAIGGNTYQHSKDNQWTTNVVEQTLSQLTNLGKPFKYIVTCVIMQKNGAGLHRASSCFWDSSTDGSCTVRWEDKTIVRALGLSI, translated from the coding sequence ATGGAAGACACCAGTCTGCGGGAGACTGCTTTTGTTGTTGACGAAGTGAGCAACACTGTAAAAGGGGCCATAGAAAGTGCAATTGGTGGCAACACCTACCAGCACAGCAAAGATAATCAGTGGACCACAAATGTAGTAGAACAGACTTTAAGCCAACTCACCAACCTGGGAAAACCATTTAAATACATCGTGACCTGTGTAATTATGCAGAAGAATGGAGCAGGATTACACAGGGCAAGTTCTTGCTTCTGGGACAGCTCTACTGACGGGAGCTGCACCGTGCGATGGGAGGACAAGACCATCGTCCGCGCCTTGGGACTGTCCATCTGA
- the LOC117037746 gene encoding putative tripartite motif-containing protein 75: MEVEAVLAGLQAEVNCPICLDYLRDPVTIECGHNFCRSCIQKSWADLRDRFPCPVCRHPCQERHLRSNAQLGRMIDIAKLLQITRSKKKRQEERCLCDKHNQVLSLFCEEDLEVLCPLCTQPPEHQGHQVRPMEEAACHHRQRLSSYVEPLKKQVADVQKLISIQSKKPLELREKVENQKQELVSEFEHLTQFLERDQETVLSRLADEEKAIQKKLSANITAFSDYNSTLKGLLSKVVESSVLPEVELLSQMKNFYKNCEEFSPSIFSAQLRREGCSFPFQYSALQKIIKKFRIDIILDPETAHPNLIVSEDKKCVRFTKRKQNVPDFPKRFTVNTVVLGFPYFHSGRHFWEVEVGDKSKWAVGVCKDSLSTRARRSPSAWQGCWRIRRQEDSYDAPGASTANLLSGVNPRGIGIFLDYEMGEISFYNMTDKSHIYTFTDTFNRPLRPYFHVGPDSKPLRICTGTDYE; this comes from the coding sequence ATGGAGGTCGAAGCAGTCCTGGCAGGACTCCAGGCAGAGGTCAACTGTCCCATCTGTCTGGATTATCTGAGAGACCCTGTCACCATCGAATGTGGGCACAACTTCTGTCGTTCCTGCATCCAGAAGTCCTGGGCTGATCTACGGGACAGGTTCCCTTGCCCTGTGTGCCGGCACCCGTGCCAAGAGAGGCACTTGAGGAGCAATGCCCAGCTTGGAAGGATGATTGACATCGCCAAGCTCCTGCAGATCACCAGGAGCAagaagaagaggcaggaagagaggtgCTTGTGCGACAAGCACAACCAGGTCCTGAGCCTCTTCTGCGAGGAGGACCTAGAGGTGTTGTGTCCCCTGTGCACTCAGCCCCCTGAGCACCAGGGCCACCAGGTGAGGCCCATGGAGGAGGCCGCCTGTCATCACAGGCAAAGGCTCAGCAGTTACGTCGAGCCCCTGAAGAAGCAGGTGGCAGATGTTCAGAAATTAATAAGCATTCAAAGCAAAAAACCTTTAGAACTGAGAGAGAAGGTGGAAAACCAAAAGCAGGAATTAGTCTCCGAATTTGAGCACCTGACCCAGTTTTTGGAACGTGATCAAGAAACAGTTCTTTCAAGGCTAGCTGATGAGGAAAAGGCTATTCAAAAGAAACTCAGCGCTAATATAACCGCATTTTCCGACTACAATTCCACACTCAAAGGTCTACTAAGTAAGGTAGTAGAGAGCAGTGTGCTGCCCGAAGTGGAATTGCTatcacaaatgaaaaatttctacAAGAACTGTGAGGAGTTTAGCCCATCAATCTTTTCAGCTCAGCTAAGGAGGGAAGGCTGCAGTTTTCCTTTCCAGTATTCTGCTttgcagaaaattataaagaaatttagaaTAGATATAATTCTAGACCCTGAAACAGCACACCCTAACTTGATTGTCTCTGAGGATAAGAAATGTGTGAGgtttacaaagagaaaacaaaatgttcctGATTTTCCAAAAAGATTTACAGTCAACACAGTTGTCCTGGGGTTTCCGTATTTTCATTCCGGCAGGCATTTCTGGGAGGTCGAAGTGGGAGACAAATCCAAATGGGCTGTCGGGGTTTGCAAAGACTCTCTTTCCACAAGGGCAAGGAGAAGCCCATCAGCCTGGCAGGGATGCTGGAGGATACGGCGGCAGGAAGACAGTTATGATGCCCCGGGAGCTAGTACAGCCAATCTGCTGTCAGGAGTGAATCCCAGAGGCATTGGCATTTTCCTGGACTATGAGATGGGAGAGATCTCATTTTATAACATGACTGACAAATCTCATATCTATACTTTCACTGACACTTTTAATAGACCTCTTAGGCCTTATTTCCACGTAGGGCCTGATTCAAAACCTCTCAGAATCTGTACAGGAACAGATTATGAATGA